In the genome of Daucus carota subsp. sativus chromosome 9, DH1 v3.0, whole genome shotgun sequence, the window ACTTAAGTTAAGCACATAACACAAGTTACTATGGATTTGTATTAATATTGCACACACCAGCTACAAAAACTTAACACATTGATTAAGATTTTTTTCAGAACTGGCCTGCTATGAACTTCTTTAACAGAGACAAAGATCTCTGTGGCTGAACTCTGGGAACTTCATGGCCAGCTCCTCTAACTGTGGAAAATGTTAAGCCTTCATAAACAATTTGGTATCCACCCACCTGCATTTCGAAATTTCGAGgtcatttgaatttaatttttttccagaAGGAATGAAGGATGTTTACGAGATTAAGtttaaatgttttaattttCAGTAACATACTTCTCCAAGATCATCTACCCAAAAGTGCCAAGGCTTTTTGACGTCGAGCTTCAATGCATTGAGAGAATAGCGCGTGCTTGTGACAGGAACTACTGCATCCATGTCTCCGCTGTCCAAAGTATATGTGCAACAAGTAATTGTGTTATATGACAAATTGACAATGTTTAAGCCTAGTACAAATATGGCTAAGCATGTGTGCAGTGGCGGAAACAGGATATAATATGACCTGGAGCCTGGAGGTATAACAtgtcataattaaattttatagatttCCCGGTTCAGACTGGTTTAGATCCTTCCTTGTTCCGCCACTGAGGCTTTGTGTGTGTGGGAGTTGATTTGCTTATTTACCTGTATATTAGTATTCGGAGACCAGAAGAAATGAGGCTTTTATATATTGGAAACATGCTGGTTGGGCTGTCCTTCCAGTAACTATGAACCATTTCGCTGATAAAAacgaaaaagaaaaatcatGAGACGCGTACATCATTATTGCTTTATAGTCTACAGATTTCATAATCACATGTTGCGCAGAATAAGAATTCAAATCTAACCTGCAGGCATCCCAAGCATAAGGGATATTGGTCCCATTCGCGTGTAGAATTTCTTGTACTCGAGGAAGATTAAGATAATTTCGGACATACGATAGTTCACAAGGATCATAATCTTGAGCACATTTTGCTTTCTTTGAAGCATTTGAATGGGAACAAACTGGACCATATATATTGTAGAAATCTATCGTTCCAACTTCTTCATCGACTGCAAACTGTACTAAATCACATTTTGTTCTGTTAAAATTCGGGCTGGTGCAAAATTTCAGAAGTCCTTGATACGTTTCATCTGAAATCATCGCATGGCTCCACATATAATCAAATGTTCCGTTGTTGTCTGTTGCATCATTCATTATTCCATTCCCTACCTACACGATTTCGAAAATTTCAGAACTATAAATCAGATATAGTACTAATCAAAATGGCATTTCACGAGCAATATACTGTCATATTAGTTTCACAGGCTATACAGTACTGTTGAATAACTCTGCACATATACATTCATTCACAAGCTGTTAAATTGTCTGAGTTCGTAAATCTACTTACCATAATGCCCTTAAGCTGGATCTTTGTAAACGGTTTTTTATCCGTATTTCTCTTGAGAATGACGTCTGCTAACTCGGGAATATAAAAACCTGTCCCAATAAATTGAATAATTAggaaaaacaaattatgtcaGTTATCTTCCTGACTACCATGAGCCATTGTCATATATGTTGTCCCTGTCCTGATACAGATTGTCCTCTTATATATCCCGACTCAGTAGGCGGACAAAACATGCGTCTAAGAAGCCTAAAATTTTTGTATCTTCAATATGTAAATGTATGTAATATGAATGGCAATGGCATCTGGCATTTGCAGAGGAAGGCAATggcataatatattttataatattttattaacaagTTGTAGATTTATTCTCAGTGTGAGATGAAAGCTTAATTACCTGCATAGCTTTCTCCAATAATGTAGAAATCTTTAGTTCTGTACTGAGGGAATCTTGCAAACCAATTCAAAAGAAAAGTGTAGGCATCTTGAGCTGTAAGATAAGGAGATTGCATTAGCTCTGCAAGTGAGATATCATGCACATGCCTTTAAAAAGTTCAGTTAGTCATTATATTCCCCATAAGGCCATGAGTATTAACACAGACATGCAATGTGTACTTATTACTAGTATGAAGTATCATACAGGTTCGGGTTCCTGACAAGTGATTGTTATAACAATCTTTACGTGGTTTTTATAACCGAAAGACATTGCACTTGATTTTTTCATGATTTAGACACTCATTGCAAGGCCATGAGTACTACACACAGACATGCAATGTGTACTAATTAGTAGTATTTTATAGTTCCGAGTTCCTGACAAGTGATTGTTGTAACAATTTTTATGTGGTTTTTATAACCGAAAGACATAGCACTTAATGGATTTTCCTACGGTTTAGAGTTTAGACACTCATGGTAAGGTTTTTATCTTACCGCTACGAAAAAGCATGCACTACTTGAGTAGTGATTGCTTCCAAGAATATCATGACAAGAGTGCACAAGGGCTGTCTTCTCTATATTGTCCCAGCTTGGTTCTTGTGTAGGGGTCAACActcaacacaaacacacacacattggTATTACAAACATGTGTTCTTATGTTGGACAACGAGTTTCGAGTCAGAACAGTACAATTCATTGTCTCACAAACACAGAAACCATCAAATCCGCTCCTATATTTTAGAGATGGTTTATGTGTACTTAAAATCCGGGTAAGCTGAATTAAGTCAAAAATTGACTTAAAGCCGTAAATTAGTTTTGAGGTATTTTGATTTGGTTCTTTAAAactgttttgtgatttaagTTACCgtaagtcataagttactcataaatcaatttttaattattacaacAATCCATAAGCTattataagtcaaaattattcaacaaataaattaaacattaagtcacgttaagttATAAATGACAATTTTAAACTCTGTCAAACGAGCTCTTAGTAATACTATTCTGAGTAATACCAGAATTCCCAAAACGGATCTCAAATGTCTATATCGCAGATTTTTATCCATTACTTTCATCCGCATCCATATTGACTGTGATCTATTTTACGAACTATTTTGGGATATCTAGCATTTATATAACGATGAACAATCAAGACTAGCTAGTCCACATtgtggggccgtttgggtgaatttaaaataagtgtttcttgcttaaagcaaaataagtaaagtagaagttagaagttagttaagacttataagtgattaaagtgtttgggatagaagttatgaaacaaaaattagGAATGTTAGCTTTTTTATgagtgcttctcgactttttacagaaacagtacgaataagtgttTCCAAGTTAAAACTCCAGAagcggggcttttaagcccgCCCCAAACACCCACAGTGTATAATGAAATTATTATGTACAGTCTCAATCACTATAATCAGACATATACAGAAAGATGATAAGTATGTAACTATGCAAGGTTAGTTCGAGGTGCTTACCGGTTCTTGTATCTCCCGACAACTCGTAGTCAGAGGTTGCATTGGAGTACGAGAACCCGACCCCGGCCGGTGACTCCACGTACAGCACATTCGCAACTGCACCGCGTAACATAAACACCGTCGATCAGAATAAGTACTAGACACTAACTACACCAATGAAGCTAATTTTCGAAAATCATTATTGAaatttcttatataaatatggtttttaattaaaacggTATCAAGTAAATAGTCCTGACTGACCTtcaaaatattgataatatCTGATACCGCAGCTATTactcgataaattaatattggATACCAAATAATCTCGTTAAATAATCAaggattttttcaaaaatacttaagttgaaaaatattgtttgaagtacggtgcaacttcatttgcaagaCCAATAACATGAAAATCAACCCTAAATTATCCGTGTGGCAACCTCAGTTTTAATTTCGATCATATTTTCAGAATAAATTTGgaaatatgaattattatttttttgctaaagaaatatgaatatttttactcatttctgCTTTGTTACTACATGTGCATGTACACGTACAAAAATATAGGACAGATGAAAGTAAAGTTGAACATGTGGGTGTTATTATATAACAATCACTAGGCACAAGAAAAGCAAGTCAAGAAATGACGAACCTTTGTTCCACGCGAACTCTCTGGCGTAAAGCGATTTCCCATCAGATTTAACACCAAAAGGTCCTATTTCTACCATGGCACCCACGCCTAGTGATGAACAACCAGGCCCTGCAATACACTCACAGTTGAGTCACTCACAAAATTTTCGATATCCCGTCATTCTGtacatattttttgtatttatatttatgtttctgtGTATTTAGCATTACTATCTCCGATTATctgattattctttttttttttctttcagcaTATTAACTACTTTGGCCGTGTTCATTTGGAACCATCCATGGAAAAGTTAATTTGACACAATAAAGTAGGCCACATTCATAATAAGTACTTGATGGTGAAATGTGACTTTTAGCACCGAAGCCCCTAGCACAGAAATGCTCAACTCCATAAAGCCCGATGACGGGAATCGGGGTCACGAGTTCGAGTCCTCTTATTTCTAATAAAACCGTCATGCAAGTTGTCTCAGGCAAGACacgaattattaaaaatattattcctcTATCTCATTCAAATATCCAGAGAATGAGAAGTAAGTGAAAACGTAAGAAAAGTGAAGATAATAttgaaatcatatataaaataaatttagtggAGAAAATGTGgaataattgaattttaaatttttcatatttaataagttctgaaatgtttttaaatataaaaattggatGAGACATCTCAAACAGAAAAGTACAACGAAATGGTTAGGACGGAATTTCCCTAAAGGTTTTACTTGCGAGTTTATGATCATGTAAAAATTTCAAAGTTTTTTACCTCCATTGAGCCACAGAATAAGCGGCTTGGAAGCCGGATTCTCCACAGCCTCCGTAAAATAGTAAAAAAGACTCCGTCCCGTTGATTTATCCACACTCACGTACCCCGCAAACTGCTTGAACTTCACGGGAAAAGGCTGCCCAGGAAGGCCATCTTTCATAAGATCATCTTGCATTTTTCTATCCGTAGTTTCTTCATCAACTTCAAAGCTCATGTTGTCGAACCACTTCTCGTTGAACGTATGTTCGCCTTGAGATTGCATTTTGGCTCGCCGTAAAGCGGTGAGGAGACCGGCTTGATCGACGGTGGCCGTGGCATGGCTGAGGCTGTGGAGGAGTGGAATGAGGAGGATGAAGAGGTTGAGAGGAGAGTGCTTCATTGTTTTCAAGTAAGACGGTTTTGTGAAGTGTGGAGCCTTGTTTTATTGCTTCAAAAGGGCGTTCATTGATTTATATGCAATTTTTTTGTTGCTtaacatatatttgaattttttttataaaatatagtttcaaatttaggttttaaaatatttcataaaatttaaattttaattttaaattttatttggaaggaaaatattataaattaatttacaaaaaaccTATATTTTATAGTAAGAAATTTAAATTGTGTGTCGAGCTCTTTGCCCCGGGACAGTGAAATATTAGTGATATACTGTGTTAACTTAACAGTGTGCATGACGATGATTTTGTCATTTTCCATCGAGGAAAGAAGAAATCGAAATTTCAATTGAACAAATTTGAAATCGACAAAAATTATTTGCTTACAAACAAATTTTCAGTAAAAACTACGATCAATTAACTGTATTCCATCTTCTCAGGAAACGTAAAGTGAGATTTTACGTCAATGTTAGTTTCTAGTGATGGGTTCTGCAGGATTGGTGAAGTACCTCCCCGAAGAATGTCATTTTGTTCGCATTGGCTCGTGATTCTTGTTAGTAAAATTGTGTAAGAGAAGCATCTGTTGTTATTAGTCTTGTTAAACAAGTTTCTCAGTTCAGCTTGATAGGATAAATAATGAGTTCATCTTCTGTTGTTCCCGACGTTCTTGCTCATCccgaaaaatattatatatagcgTAAGTCATGAAATTCTTGAGGGAGTTAGTAATCTACAATCAGACGATATGGTTAGGTAATGTTCAGTAACTAGTaggcaggggcggatctagtatGAGGCAAGGGGGAGCACGTGCCCcccttcaaatttttttttacattttttcaccattctaaattttacaaaattacagAAGTGCCctcctaaatttaaaaatatataggtgtttttcgaaaatttgcttggtgcccccCCTAAATTCTGtctctagatccgcccctggtaATTCGCAGATTCGATTTACAAGCTAGGATAAACTACCCTCCGTGCACAAACTTCCAATTAATATCATGTGCTTCCCTAATTTTAATCCGAAACCTGATTACTTGACTAATTAAACAAAATGACAAGTACTAATTTGCATAAACGTTGGTGATTAAGTAAAGTTTTTATGTGAATTTTGGACCCATATCTCATGTGATCTTTCAACTTTGCCTTTTACAATGGGACCATATTCTTCTattctttctctcttttttcttcCTTTCATATTTCACCACTGGGGTCTATTTAACATATCACCCTTAGTTTTATCACATGAATGGAATACACATGCTACTTTTTATCATCGCTTTGCACTGTTATTATCCTCTAGCTTCTCTTTGTCTATGTCTTATAAAACTCACGAGCCATATACATTTGTACTATAATAGCACATGGAGGAAAGAGCCAAGAGGGAATGGCCACAAAACAACAAATGCAATTTAAAGATAATGATGAACTGGAATAATGGAGTTCTAAATATTACTGTACTACCAAGGTAAACTCTAGGCGGCAGTGCATCAAAGCCTTTGTATATTGAGTACACTATCAAGCAGTGGTCAAAATTCACATCTAGCATTATTGATGGCCACtattttcacaaaaataaaaacaatatctatCCACAGATGTCTGGCAATTAGCCGCCTTTTTGAAAGGCGAAAGTGAAAGTAATACATATGGCCTCCGTAGCGTGTTATTGAAAATTTGACCACCAAAATGCTACTGATCGGTAAAGTTCGCTCACCAATCTGTAGTTTACGAGTATATATTACTTTGTAGGACATACTGCAAATATAAATTGCTTAAATGAGTAGAGCTCAGCTTACCACCAAAAACAGGCTATGCCTTCAATCATAAATAATGGTCTCATCGAATACTAAAAAAGTTTATATGAAACTATAACCAGCTACAAAATTCAGCATAGTACATATATTAGTCGGAAAACATATCCCCCTAGCCACGTGGCGCTCATTGAAAGGTTCGTTTCGCACACATACTACCACCAGCCAATATCATCTTACTGCCAGCTATTGGTTTCCATACCCATTTGCTGATGCACCATAAGCTGCAGCAGCACCATCATAATCCTGATTCTGCTGCGCAGCATACCCGTACCCATTGTAACCTTGCTTCCCATAAAAGTTTCCGCCGGATTCACCTCTAAACTGCCAAAGCATATGAGAGAAGCAGAAGTTTCAAACAGAGCTACTTACACTGTGATAATAAGAGCATGGTGTTTTAAGTTGTTTATTGTGCATCAATAAAATTTGCATAGGTGGAAAAATAGGACGGGTTAAAAAATCATTAGCCGATAACTGGTTTTTACATCCAATATATGGAGTTCAAATGTATTTTCAGTGATCTTAAACAGCATGTCAGGAATTCCAAAGAAAAGGATCATGAGCAAAATAGTGCATGCAGATTCCTAAAATGGTGTAGAAGATGCGGAAGTCGGAAAAACAGAAGAGGAAAAATTAACCTTAATACCCAAATATCATTCTCCAATTAAAACAGATGTTTAGAGCTATTTTCATACATTTCATGCAAACGGcttgtaagagcaagtccaatacaTAGTTATAATTGGTTGTAAAACTATAATATAGAACTAAACTTGCAAAATCAGCACTCCAATGCATAGCATACTTagccctataaatacataaatggATAATTGGTCCTATATTTAGGACAAAAGATAGTTATAGCTATCCTTGCCACATCATCCAACTAACTAGAATATGAAGGGGAAATGATAGCTATTCATCAtcaaaaaatgttaaaatacaTTATGCATTGGATTTGAATGTAGTTAGTGCTACTTTAGAATTATGCATTGTAGCACTAGTTGTATTTTAAGACCAAAAACTACTCTTTGGTATCAAATTATAGCAATGGCTATAGCCATTTTACCTTTAGCATCAGACCTCTAACAATCTTACAatggattttataaaataaggaCATCCTTATGGTTGTTTTCATATATGACTGGCTTTTGATGTGCCTTAGAGCCTCTTTGCCTAGGCTTTAAGCCTGCAGTTTAAAGTCAATTTAGAcattaagctgaaaaatgtatatttctataataatccagaaactggcttaaagttaaaaataaaccAGACTTAAAATTAGTTGGTAGGATGTACTTTTTTGAACAACTTATTTCATTTCtatagtttttaaataaaagtcaaTTTTATCACTCAAATAAATAActtatcaagtttattttaatttttatattttttattaagtcacctataatataaaattacacaAATAGACCTTTTAAGCTACGCGCTTATCACATTAAGTCACTATAAGTcataagttattattttaagttcacccaaacaGACTCTTAATGTGAATGATAACCATAGGTGAAAACTTGATCAAGAAAACAAAACTTCTACCTGTCTATTCCCAGGGTTCCGACCCCAAGATAGACGAACCGTCTGCTTGCCAATAACTGTCCCGTTTAATTGGTTGATCGAGTTTTCAGCGCTGGTTCTGCACATGGAAACATGGGAACACATATCATTATGAAAAAGAAAGTAAGAACAGGATCATTTCATGGGGTGATCAAGACACCTGTTCTATGTCATTTACATGTCTTCTAAAAGTAACAGAAACAATCATTACTTAATCAGGGAAGTGTGGCCCCGAGATAATAAATTCTATGCTTGCAGATTCAAAATATCTTGTCTAACCAACCATATAAAATGCCATTGGTAGGAGTGATACCTGTCAGCAAATTGTACAAAACCACAGCCTTTTCCGACTGGTATTTTTACTGAAACAACCTCTCCGAACTGGGAAAAGGTATGTTTGAGTTCCTCATCACCTACATCTGAATCAAGCCCTCCAACAAATACCTACACGAGAATAAGAATTATTGAAGTAGAGCAAGTCATACAAGTATACAACTCATACCTACACTCAGCAAGGAAAAGCAAGACTCACTGTTGTGTTAGATGTATCACCATCAGACTGGGAACCTTGGGTAAAAGCACCATTTGCAGAAGCAGCACCACCAGACAATATAACAGCTAATGAACAAGTTAGAATCAATACATAATAAATGTTGCCTAAAGAAATGAAAACAACAGCCTCCATGCGAATTCTTATGAAATGCGATCTTTAGGATTTAAAAAGAGGAAGATAACCCAGCCTTAGTAATCCATTAAAACTTCAAATGGAATTTAAAGATAAGAGGCAAGGTCTATCTCCCTTTTGTCTATTATAAAAAGAATACCGTAATATCTTATGAGGTCTGATTAGCAATATTGATCAACACTGATGCCGCATGTTTATAGAATTACAacatacaaaatataaattcttgCCAAAAATTATAACACCGATACTACAATTAAGAAACTAGACAACTCCAGCatataaaaggaaaaaacaaagaaagtaTGATTCACCTTGAGAAGAGTACTGTTGCTGAGGTGTTGATGGCTTCTTGGGGGTTGCAATACTTATGCGCATAGGCCTGCTAGAGCAATACTGACCATTCATTTCAGTCATTGCCCTTGACTTCTCATTTTCATCACCAAACCTGACAAAGCCATAACCTTTTGGTCGACCAGTGCTGGCATCAACCACAACTTTTGCACCCCTAACAGATGAATATCTACTAGCAAAAGTTTCGTGCAACATGGCATCAGTAACATCTGAAGCCAAATCACCTACAAAAATAGATAGATCAGAACCACCATCTTGACGTCTTTCGCCTGTGCTAAAGGTGGACCAGTTCAGCCGAAATGCTTGATCCGTATTTGGCATTACAGTGCCATTATAGCTTTGCAAGATCTTTTCAGCTGCTGCATGAGAAAGAAACTCAATGAATCCAAATTTCTCTGACTGACCAGTCTGCTTATTACGAATGAGCTTAACGGATATAGCCTGCGTGTAATAAGGCACCAAAAATCAGTCctgtaatttatcaaaaaatgtaATAGCAACACTCTTATATGGTgaagtaagagcaagtccaatgctaaatAGATGgagctattgctataatttagCATTAAGAAGTGATTTTTGGTGCTAAGATAGCACCATGTCTCCAATGGTTGGTTTCAAAtcttgtttcaaatttaaccaacttcCAAATACATccacttttaaatataaatttaacaaacTTTCAAGACCCCACACTTTTAGGTACTTTTTTATACATTTCTCTATCTATTCCAACT includes:
- the LOC108202571 gene encoding polyadenylate-binding protein RBP47 isoform X2; protein product: MSSPHGAAPELTQQQQQQQQQWMAMQQQYQQQWMAMQQQQQQMMYQQQAAQYMSPYYQQQSYQYQQPQASLAQQIGGASEENKTIWIGDLQAWMDEAYLQSCFAPSGEAISVKLIRNKQTGQSEKFGFIEFLSHAAAEKILQSYNGTVMPNTDQAFRLNWSTFSTGERRQDGGSDLSIFVGDLASDVTDAMLHETFASRYSSVRGAKVVVDASTGRPKGYGFVRFGDENEKSRAMTEMNGQYCSSRPMRISIATPKKPSTPQQQYSSQGSQSDGDTSNTTVFVGGLDSDVGDEELKHTFSQFGEVVSVKIPVGKGCGFVQFADRTSAENSINQLNGTVIGKQTVRLSWGRNPGNRQFRGESGGNFYGKQGYNGYGYAAQQNQDYDGAAAAYGASANGYGNQ
- the LOC108202570 gene encoding putative serine carboxypeptidase-like 23, giving the protein MKHSPLNLFILLIPLLHSLSHATATVDQAGLLTALRRAKMQSQGEHTFNEKWFDNMSFEVDEETTDRKMQDDLMKDGLPGQPFPVKFKQFAGYVSVDKSTGRSLFYYFTEAVENPASKPLILWLNGGPGCSSLGVGAMVEIGPFGVKSDGKSLYAREFAWNKVANVLYVESPAGVGFSYSNATSDYELSGDTRTAQDAYTFLLNWFARFPQYRTKDFYIIGESYAGFYIPELADVILKRNTDKKPFTKIQLKGIMVGNGIMNDATDNNGTFDYMWSHAMISDETYQGLLKFCTSPNFNRTKCDLVQFAVDEEVGTIDFYNIYGPVCSHSNASKKAKCAQDYDPCELSYVRNYLNLPRVQEILHANGTNIPYAWDACSEMVHSYWKDSPTSMFPIYKSLISSGLRILIYSGDMDAVVPVTSTRYSLNALKLDVKKPWHFWVDDLGEVGGYQIVYEGLTFSTVRGAGHEVPRVQPQRSLSLLKKFIAGQF
- the LOC108202571 gene encoding polyadenylate-binding protein RBP47 isoform X1 → MSSPHGAAPELTQQQQQQQQQWMAMQQQYQQQWMAMQQQQQQMMYQQQAAQYMSPYYQQQSYQYQQPQASLAQQIGGASEENKTIWIGDLQAWMDEAYLQSCFAPSGEAISVKLIRNKQTGQSEKFGFIEFLSHAAAEKILQSYNGTVMPNTDQAFRLNWSTFSTGERRQDGGSDLSIFVGDLASDVTDAMLHETFASRYSSVRGAKVVVDASTGRPKGYGFVRFGDENEKSRAMTEMNGQYCSSRPMRISIATPKKPSTPQQQYSSQAVILSGGAASANGAFTQGSQSDGDTSNTTVFVGGLDSDVGDEELKHTFSQFGEVVSVKIPVGKGCGFVQFADRTSAENSINQLNGTVIGKQTVRLSWGRNPGNRQFRGESGGNFYGKQGYNGYGYAAQQNQDYDGAAAAYGASANGYGNQ